The DNA window TACGGGCGCCTGCAGGCGTACATGGAACAAAGACAGTCATTGTGCTGCACCGCCGATAATCCACGCCTGCTTTTTACAAAGACCCAGAACATGGCCCTTGCCCTTGATTCCAGTGCCATCACCCACGGCATCCAGCTGGCGGTTGCGCCGGTGTTCCTGCTTACCGCAGTCTCGGGGATGATCGGCGCGGTGGCCGGGCGGCTGGCCCGCATCATTGACCGCGCGCGCGTGGTGGAAGACCGGGCCCTCAAGGACGCCAGCTTTGTGGCTGCCGCCTACCGGGAACTGGCCCAACTGCGCACACGCGGGCGGCTGGCCAATGGCTGCATCGCCTTGCTGACTTTTTGCGCCTTCCTGATCGGGCTCACCATCATTTTGCTGTTTTTGGGGGAGACCACCAGCTTTCAGGCCAACCGCCTGGCGGTGGCGGGTTTTCTCGCTGGCGTGGTGTGTTTCCTGCTGGCGCTGGTGTGCTTTCTGACCGAAACCGTGATCGCCACGCGCCTGCTCAATTTTTCCTTGCTGAACAAGGGCGGTACGCCATGAGATCGACGTCCAAGGCAGGTGGCCTGGTTTATTCAACCGATGCGGGACGTATGTGTCCCGACTGCCGCCAGCCGGTCGCCAGTTGCACCTGCCGCCAGGCACCGCCCCGCCCGGTGGGCGATGGCACCGCCCGCGTCAGCCGCGAAAGCAAGGGGCGTGGGGGTAAGACAGTCACCCTGGTGCGCGGGCTGGTGCTGGACGATGCCGCGCTGGCGCAATTGGGCAAGCTGCTCAGAACGGGGTGCGGTAGCGGCGGTACGGTGAAAGACGGCGTGATCGAGGTGCAAGGCGATCATGCCGACCAGGTGCTGGACTTGTTGCGCAAGCAGGGCCACGCTGCCAAGCGGGCCGGAGGCTGAACGCATGGCGCCCATGCACCCGGAGCAGTTGCAAAAACTGGTGGAGACGCGCATGCCTTTCGGCAAATACGAAGGGCGCTTGCTGGCCGACCTGCCCGGCAACTACCTGAACTGGTTTGCGCGGGAGGGTTTTCCGCGGGGCGAACTGGGCCGCTTGCTAGCCCTGATGCATGAGATCGATCACAACGGCCTGTCGGCCTTGCTCGATCCCTTGCGCCCGCGCAGATAAATATTGATCAGGGGTTCAGCTCAACCGCACTGGCAGCCGCCACCGCTGCCACCGCATCCGCCACCGCCCATGGCCTTCTGGGCCTGGGCCTCGAAAGCCGGGAACAGGACATTGTTTTCCAGGTGGATGTGGTTGATCAGGTCGTCATTGAGCTGGGCAATGCCACTGTAGAGCGCGCGCCAGGTATTGCAGGCGCCCGCCGGAGGGGTAGCGTCGTTGGTCAGGGCATTGAGCTTGTCGAGGGCGGCGCCGTGGTCCACATGCTCGGAGCGCATCACGCTGATCGGGTGCTGAACGAAAGGGTTGCCGCCCGACTTGAGCATGGGGAACAGAATGTTCTCTTCCTTCTGCATGTGGCCCAACAGCTCCGCCTGGATTTCTTCCAGCAGGTCGCCCAGACCCGCCGGTACATCAGGGTTGGCCCGGTGCACGCTTTCCACACGGTGGGCCATGCGGATCAGTTCGGGCAACTGGGCGCGGTGCACCTCGTGGTAGCGCACCAGGATGTGGTCGATCAGTGCGCCGGGTTCAGTCACCTCGGGCAGACTGGTCGGGCGCTGCAGCTGCGCCAATTCGCCCAGAACGGCCTGCAAGTCAAGCCCTTTTTCGGCCACGGCCTGTGCCAGGCTCAGGTGGCCGCCACAACAAAAATCCAGCTTCAGGCGCCGAAAAACAGCCGTGGAGCCCGGCAATTCGACGGCAATCTGCCCAATGGATTGGCCGACATTGAGAGCAGATGCCGAGGTTTCAGCGGGCGACATGGGGGCGTTCATGGGGAATGTCCTTATAAAGATGCATTGTGATTGCATATTTTATCGAATAAGATCTATACCGTATGCGTATTCTTCTTGATCTGCGGCAAGCTCCATGAGGCTCACTCAGTGGACCGACTTCACATTGCGGGTGCTGATGTACTGCGCCGCCTGCGAGGGGCGTGAGCAGCCGGTCACCATCAGCGAGGTGGCCGAGAGCTATGGCATCTCACGCAGCCATCTGACAAAAATAGTGCAGGAACTGTCAGCCAGTGGCCTGCTGGAAACCACCCGTGGCCGGGGCGGTGGTATGCGCCTGATGAAACCGGCCCGCGAGATCAACATCGGCGCTGTCGTTCGCTCGACCGAGACGGACTTCACCGTCGTAGAGTGCTTCGACCCCGAGAACAACCAGTGCCGCCTCAGCAGCCACTGCCGCTTGCAGGGTGTGCTGGGCAAGGCCATGCAGAGTTTTTTTGGGGTGCTTGACGCGCTCACTCTTGAAGATCTGATGGCGCCACCGACCGAGCAGCGCCCGGGCACGATCCGGCTCGTGCCGGGTCTGCCGCGCACGCCTCACTGAACCATTCGCACCCAGAGCATGCGAAGCCGCATGCCGATTTCGCTGGTGTAGCCCACCGTTGCCGCGCGGACATGGCCGTGAACGTCGATCACCAATAGGGCGGGCACCGACTGCACGCCCAGGCTGCGGGCCAGCGTGCCCTGGCTGTCAATGGCGGTGTTCCAGGGCAACTGGCGTTTTTCCAGAACCTTCTGAACCGTTTGCAAGCTACCAGACTGCATGGCCAGCGTGAGCACGGGCCAGTCCTGGTGCAGCCGCGTGATACTGTGTTCTTCCGTGCGGCAGATGGGACACCATTCGGCCCAGACATGCAGGGCCACCGGTTGGCCGGGGTGTCGCGCCCGCCATGCGTGCAAGGTGGTCGTCTCGCCGGAAGTCAGCACCAGGGGCAGGTCGGGCACGGGCCCGGACGGCACATGGCGTGTCTGCCAAAGGTGTGCGCCCACCAATACGGCCATGACCGTCAACAGGGTGCCCAGGTGTGCACGCCAGCGCTGGCGCCGTAGTACCGTGGCAAGTCGCTGCCACAGCGATGCCGTCAAGGCTGAACCACTTCCAGCAAACGGTCGAGGCCGCCGCTGTTGATGGCGATACGGGCTTGTGCGCGTACCGAGGGTTTGGCCCGGAAAGCCACTGAGAGCCCGGCGATCTCCATCATGGGCAGGTCGTTGGCGCCATCACCCACGGCGATGATCTGCGCCCGGCTGATGCCCAGGAGCGCTGCCAGTTCCAGCACGGTGCGGCGTTTTTCCTGGCCGTCGCAAATATCGCCCCAGTCCTGGTCCACCATGCGGCCTGTCAGGTGGCCGTCGTGCACCTCCAGCACATTCGAGCGCGCGTACTGTATGCCCAGTGCGGACTGGACGTGGCTGGAGAAAAAAGTGAACCCGCCGGACACCAATAACGTGGCCAACCCCGCGTTGCGGCATGCAGCGACCAGCGTCTGTGCGCCAGGGTTGTACTGCATCCGTTCGCGCAGCACTTGTTCCATGTGGGCTACCGGCACGCCCCTCAGAAGGGCAACACGCTGGCGCAGGCTTTCCTTGTAGTCGGTGATCACGCCCTGCATGGCCGCTTCGGTGATGGCGGCCACCTCGGCCTTGCGGCCGGCGGCGTCGGCGATCTCGTCCACGCATTCAATGTTGATGAGCGTGGAGTCCATGTCAAAAGCGATGAGCTTGTAATCGGACAGGCGCAGGGGCGCAACAATTCTCTGGACGATGAGGCCGGGTGCGAATTCGGTAGCGTGTTTCATGGAAGAGCCGAGCAGCGGAAATGGAAGGATCTTAACTTTCAGGGGTGCAGGTACAGCCGGTCTGACCATGTCGCCAGCCATTCGGGCTTGAAGGCCACGAAAACCGCGCAGAGCATACCGGTGACGATGGCATCGCCCCAGGCCATGAGCCAATGCGCTACCAGGGACAGTGGACCACCCACGCCGGGCAGCGGGTTGCTCGCCCATTGGGCGAGTACGGATGCTGCAAAGGTGCACAGCGCCGTGCCGAGGAAGCCGCGCCCCAGGATATAGACGAACATGTTTTCGCCGGTAAGGCGCCGCAGGGCTGTGCCCAGCAGCAGGGCCAGCGTGGCGGGCACCAGGCCCTGCCACACCGTGGTGACCAGGCTTTGCGACCATTCCATGGGCGATACAAGGCCAGTGGCGCAACCCACCACCAGCAGCACAGGAATGGCCAGCGGCCAGCCCAGCATCAGCACTACCAGGCAGGCGCCCGACCACTGCAATTGCAGTGGCATGGCGTGCAAGGCCGGTAGAGCCCACAGCCAAGGCAGCAGCACCAGCGTGGCCAGCAAGGGGGTGAGTAAGGGGCTGGCGGTGGCGGCTGCACCGGCGGCTCCCGGCCTGCTGGCCAGCAGACGCCAGGGCCGGGTGGCCAGGGCAGCCGCGAGGGCCAGGGCGACGATGAGCCATTCGAGCAGCATGCTGTTCACGCCGTTTTACTCAGACCGTCGTGGGCTGTCCCAGGCTGCGCAGAATGTCGCGCACCATCTGCGCACGGGCCTTGGGGTCGGGCAGCTCTCGTTCGATGCGCAGTTTTTCGTTGCCTGCCAACTTGATGTGCCGGTTCTTCTGGATGAGTTCGATGATGCGCATCGGCTCTACCGGTGGTTGGGGCCGGAAGGTGATATTCGTGATGCCGGGCGCTGCATCCACCTTGATGACGCCATAGGGTTGGCTCAGGCAGCGCAGTCGGTGTACGTCGATCAGCGTTTGCGCCTGCGGGGGCAGCTTGCCAAAACGATCGACAATTTCTTCGAGCAAGGTGTCAATCTGCTCGCTGGTTTTCGCGGTGGCCAGTTTTTTGTAGAACGACAGGCGCAGATGCACGTCGCCACAGTAGTCGTCGGGCAGCAGGGCGGGAGCGTGCAGGTTGATGTCGGTGGTGACGGACAAGGGACTGAGCAGGTCGGGTTCTTTGCCTGCCTTCAAGCAGCGCACGGCCTCGGACAGCATCTCGTTGTAGAGCTGGAAGCCGATCTCCAGCATGTTGCCGCTCTGGTTCTCGCCCAGCACTTCACCAGCGCCGCGGATCTCCAGGTCGTGCATGGCCAGGTAGAAGCCGCTGCCCAGTTCTTCCATTTGCTGGATGGCATCCAGGCGCTGAGCTGCCTGCTTGGTCAGACCCTCGGTGTCGGGCACCATGAGGTAGGCATACGCCTGGTGGTGGCTGCGGCCTACGCGACCGCGCAGCTGATGCAATTGGGCCAGGCCGAACTTGTCGGCGCGGCTCATGATGATGGTGTTGGCCGTGGGCACGTCGATGCCGGTTTCGATGATGGTCGAGCACAGCAGGATGTTGTAGCGCTGGGCCACGAAGTCGCGCATCACGCGCTCGAGCTCGCGCTCGGGCATCTGGCCGTGGGCCACGGCGATGCGGGCCTCGGGCAGGATTTCTTCGAGCTTCTGGCGGCGGTTCTCGATGGTCTCGACCTCGTTGTGCAAAAAGTAGCACTGCCCGCCGCGCTTCAATTCGCGCAGCACCGCCTCGCGGATCACGCCCGTGCCCTCGTTGCGCACAAAAGTCTTGATCGCCAGGCGGCGCTGCGGCGCGGTGGCAATCACGCTGAGGTCGCGCAGGCCTTCGAGTGCCATGCCCAAGGTGCGTGGAATGGGCGTGGCCGTGAGGGTGAGCACGTCCACCTCGGCGCGTAGCGCCTTCATCTGCTCCTTGTGGCGCACGCCAAAGCGATGTTCCTCGTCAATGATGAGCAGGCCCAGGTTATGGAACTTGGTCGATTCGCTGAGCAGCTTGTGCGTGCCGACCACGATGTCCACCGTGCCGTCGGCAATGCCTTTGATGGCCGCGGTGATCTCCTTGCCCGAGCGAAAGCGCGACACCTCGGCCACTTTCACGGGCCACTTGCTGAAGCGGTCCACCAGCGTGCGGTAGTGCTGTTCAGCCAACAGCGTGGTGGGCGCCAGCAGCGCCACCTGCTTGCCTCCTGTGACGGCCACGAACGCAGCGCGCAGCGCCACCTCGGTCTTGCCAAAGCCCACGTCACCACAGACCAGGCGGTCCATGGGGCGCGGCGAGATCATGTCCTGGATCACCGCGTGGATGGCTGCGTTCTGGTCAGCGGTTTCCTCAAAGCCGAAGTCGTTGGCAAAAGTCTCGTAGTCCTGCGCGCTGTAGCGGAAGGCGTGGCCTTCGCGTGCGGCGCGCCGGGCATAAATATTAAGCAACTCGGCCGCGCTGTCGCGCACCTGTTCGGCGGCCTTGCGTTTGGCTTTTTCCCATTGGCCGCTGCCCAGCTTGTGCAGTGGGGCTTCGTCGGCGCTCACACCCGTGTAGCGGCTGATAAGTTGCAGCTGGCTCACAGGCACGTACAGCACCGCTTCACCCGCATATTCCAGGTGTAAAAATTCTTGCAGGGCAGGGGTTCCGTCCGGGTTTTTGTTGCCTACGTCCATGTTGACGAGGCCCCGGTAGCGGCCGATGCCGTGCGCGTTGTGCACGACGGGGTCGCCCACGTTGAGCTCCGAGAGGTCCTTGATCAGCGCCTCGACATCGCTCACCTGTTCCTGTTTCTTGCGGCGGCGGGTGGTGGGGCCTGCGGCAAAAAGCTCGGTCTCGGTGACGAAATCGATGCCTTCCTCCATCCACTTGAACCCCGTGGTGAGAGCCGCCGTGGCGATGCCCACTTTTTCATCGGTGCTGGCCTGGAATTCAGTCAGCGTGTCAAAGGCAGGTGGATTCAGGTGCGATGCACGCAGGAAGTCGAGCAGGCTTTCGCGCCGCCCGGCGCTTTCGGCTAGCAGAAGCACACGGTGCGGCGTGTTGCGAATGTGGGCGTGCAACCGGGCCAGCGGGTCTTCTGCACCACGGACCACGGACAGGTCGGTGTGGGGCTGGAAGTGCGCGTTGTCGATCACATCGTCAACACCCGGGCGGATGGACAGCTGCGGGAGCGTTTTGCACCGGGTGTAGAACTGGTCGGCGCTCAGGAACAGGGCCTCGGGCGGTAGCACCGGGCGTTCGGGGTCGCCCTGCAGCAGGCGGTAGCGGTCGCGCGTGTCCTGCCAGAAGCGCTGAAACGCGGGTTCCAGGTCGCCATGCAGGACTACTGTGGCTGCATCGCCCAGATAGTCAAATACCGTGGCGGTCTCGTCAAAGAACAGCGGCAGGTAGTATTCGATGCCAGCCGTGGCGACGCCTGCGCCCATGTCCTTGTAGATGCGGCTCTTGGTGGGGTCGCCCTCCAGCAGCTCGCGCCAGCGGGCCCGAAAGCGTGCCCGGGCCGGTTCATCCATGGGGAATTCGCGCCCGGGCAGCAGGCGCACTTCGGGCACGGGGTACAGGCTGCGCTGGCTGTCGGGGTCAAAGGTGCGGATGCTGTCGATCTCATCGTCGAACAGGTCCACGCGGAAGGGCTGTAGCGAGCCCATCGGAAACAGGTCGATCAGGCCGCCGCGCACCGCGTATTCACCTGGGCTCACCACCTGGGTCACATGGCTGTAGCCGGCCAGCGTGAGCTGGGCTTTAAGTTTTGCTTCGTCCAGCTTTTGCTTGACCTTGAACTGGAAGGTGTAGCCCGCCAGGAACGAGGGAGGGGCAAGCCGGTAGAGTGCTGTGGTCGCGGGCACGATGACCACGTCGGCGCCGGTTTCGCGGTCCTTCTGGCTGATGCGCCACAGCGCCGCGAGCCGCTCGCTGATCAGATCCTGGTGCGGCGAGAACTGGTCGTAGGGCAGGGTTTCCCAATCGGGGAAAAGCGCGCAGCGCAGTTCTGGCGCAAAGAACGCCATTTCGTCGATGAGTCGCTGGGCATCGCTGGCATCGGCCGTGACGATCACGGTGGTGCGTTGCGCAGATTTTTCACGCTCGCCCAGGCGTGCCAGCAACAGGGCATCGGCGCTACCTGTGGGGCGGGGCACAGTGAAACGTTTGCCGGGGGGAAGTTTGGGAAGATCCATGCGCAGAAAATAGGGTTGCGCCGCCCATGCAGCCGTGCAACAAATGCGCCAGCCGGGCGCAACGGAAGGAGCGATTTTAGAATGCTCCCATGACAGAACCCCTGATACCGCCACTGAAGGCCCCCGCTGGCGTGCCGCCGTCTGTGCCCGGAAACTTTTGGGCTTTGCTGCCCTGTGCGGGTGTGGGCGCGCGTGCCGTATCGGCACCGGCTGCCAGCCCCGGCCTGCCCAAGCAGTATCAGCCGGTGGCGGGCCAGCCCATGGTGTTGCACACGCTGGCGGCCTTTGCCGGGGTGGCACGCCTGCGCGGCACGCTGGTGGCCGTGGCGTCCGGAGACCGCTTTTTACAGGCCTACGCCAACCCCTCCTTTTTTACCGTCGATTGCGGCGGTCCGACGCGCGCCGATACGGTGTTGGGCGGACTGGGGGCCCTGCTGGAGCGTGGTGCCCAGGCAAACGACTGGGTGCTGGTACACGATGCCGCACGCTGCCTGGTCACTTCGGCCCAGATTGATGGTTTGATCGACGCCTGCGCACACGATGGCGTGGGCGGTCTGCTGGCGCATAAGCTGGCCGACACCCTCAAAACGGCGATTTCGGGGCCGGGTGGAATCCGCGTGGCGTCCACGGTGGACCGCGCCGACAAGTGGCTGGCCCAGACGCCGCAGATGTTCCGCATCGGCGCGCTGCGCGCTGCACTGGAGCATGTGGGCTCGTCCGCCACCGACGAGGCGAGCGCCATGGAGGCCATGGGGCTACACCCCCGCCTGGTGCCAGGCAGCGCCCTGAATTTCAAGGTGACCTACCCGGAGGACTTCTTGTTGGCCCAGGCCGTGCTGGCGCAGCGCATGCATGGTGCGACACTGGAGCGTTTCGGCGGAACCCGCGGCCAGGCCAGCGACACGCCGATGAAAACCATTTTTTGATATTGCCAGGGCAACAACATGTATTTCAGGATCGGAGAAGGCTGGGACGTACACGCATTGGTGCCGGGGCGCCGACTCGTCATCGGCGGGGTGGACATTCCGCACACGGCGGGCCTGCTCGGGCATTCCGATGCCGACGTGCTGTTGCACGCCATCACCGACGCCCTGCTGGGCGCGGCCGCGCTGGGCGACATCGGCACGCATTTTCCCGACACCGATGCGCAATTTCGGGGCGCCGATTCGGTGGTGCTGCTGCAGGAGGCGGCGCGCCGTGTGCGCGCGCAGGGCCATGCGATCGGCAACATCGACAGCACCGTGGTGGCGCAGGCGCCGCGCCTCGCAGTGCACATCCCGGCCATGCGCGAGCGCATCGCCAGTGCGCTCGGCCTGGGCCTGGACCAGGTGAACGTCAAGGCCAAGACCGCCGAGCGCATGGGCCCCGTGGGCCAGTGTCTGGCCATCGAGGCACGGGCCGTAGCCTTGTTGCTGAAGGTCTGACTCCACCGTCAGCGGCGCATGTTGCTGGCGCGGCCTGGTCCAGCGGCCACCGCGCAAGGGCCGCCATGCCGCGTAGGCGGCGCTCCACTTGCGTGCGCTGGTGGCGTCCCCCTTCCCGGCGATAGCCGAGAGAAGGGGGAAGGCGCGCAGCGCCACAGGGGGATGTCATCCTTTTTTTTGCGGCAGGTTGCGCTTGATCTGGGGGCGTTGCAGGCGTTGGTGCAGGTCGGTGCCCGCGGGCTGGTCGCCTGCGCGTTGCAGTTGGACATGTGCCACGAGTCCCCCAGAAGTGGAATTGGCCAGCGCAAAGATGCCGCCCATGCGCTGCACCGTCTTGTCCACGATGGACAGCCCCAGGCCTGCCCCAGCTGCTGCCGTGCGTGCCGCGTCGCCGCGGAAAAACGGTTTGGTCAGGTTGGCCAGTTGCTCGGGCGGAACGCCCGCGCCATGGTCGCGCAGCTTGAGCAGCACCCAGTCCTCGCGTCCCTTGGCGGCAATGTCCACCTGCGTGATGCCGGTGTCGCTCGATTTGCCGTAGCGACGTGCGTTCTCCAGCAGGTTGGAGATGATGCGGGCGAGTTCCACCTCGTCGGCCAGGACGTTCAGGTCTTCGGGGATGGCGGTGTGGATCTGCAACTCGCGGTGGTCCTGCACGGCATATACGCACGACGACACGACCGCATTCAGGTTGACCGGCGTAAGCGTCACATGGTCGGGCCGTGCGTAGTCCAGAAATTTATCAATGGTGGCATCGAGCTGCACGATGTCGGCCACCATGTGCTCGCGGGCTACTTCGTCGTTCACGCTCATCTCGGTTTCCAGCCGCAAACGTGCCAGGGGCGTGCGCAGGTCGTGTGAAATGCCAGCCAGCATGACAGCGCGGTCCTGTTCCAGTTTGGCCAGTTTTTGTGCCATGCGGTTGAAGCCGATGTTGACCTCGCGGATCTCGCTGGTTACCGCTTCTTCGTCCAGATGGCTGGCTGCAAAGTCGCCGTCGCGCACGCGGTTGGCGGCATCTGACAACTGCTTGAGCGGCTGGTTGATCAACCGTGCGATGGCGGCGGCGCCGGCCAGCGAGAGCGCGGCCGCCGTGACCAGCCAGATCATCCAGGTGCGTCCCCCGGCTGGGCTGAAACGCGAACGGTCCATCAGCAGCCAGTTCGGGTCGCCATTGATGGTGAAACCGACCCACAGACCTTTTTCAGCGTTGACACTCTGGGCCACGATGGTGTCTGGCCCCAGGCGGTACGTGAGCTGCTCGGTCAGGCGTTGGCCCAGCGCCGAATCATCGAGCGCTTCGAACCGATCGCCCGGCTCGCGCGGCAGAATGCGCACGCCCTCCTGGTCGGCCATGGTCTTGATGAGTGAAACGCGCGCAATGGCATCAGCGTGAACCAGCGCTGCGCGGCTCAGGTTGACGAGCGATGCGATCTGCTGCGCTGTTTGCAGTGCACGCGGCTCAAATTCCAGCGCCCGCAGTGTCTGCAGCCAGGCCAGGATGCTGCCCACCAGCAGCATGCTGAGCAGAAAAAACGTGCGCCAAAACAGGTTCAGGCCGACCCGCGCGCGTACCTCCTTGCGTCGCTCGGTGTATTCGAGGGGCGCAGGGCTGGTGGCTTCGCTGTCGAGGGGACGGGAGCGTTTCATGGAGGCCCAAAGGATTTCAGCTGGATCCGTCTGGAACAAAAACATAGCCCACACCCCATACCGTCTGGATGTAGCGGGGTGCAGCGGCGTCGTCCTCGATGAGCTTGCGCAGGCGCGAGATTTGTACGTCCAGGCTGCGGTCGAAAGGCTCGAACTCGCGGCCGCGGGCCAGTAGTGCCAGTTTTTCGCGCGACAGCGGCTGGCGGGGGTGGCGCACCAAGGCCTTGAGCATGGCGAATTCGCCTGTGGTCAGTGGCAACTCTTCGCCGCTCTTTTGCAGAGCACGGGTGCCCATGTCGAAGCTGAAGGGCCCAAAGGTGACGACTTCGTTGTCGCCCGATGGGGCGCCCGGAGCCTCCTGGGGTGGGCGGCGGCGTAGCACGGCATGGATACGGGCGAGCAGCTCGCGCGGGTTGAAGGGCTTGCCCAGGTAGTCGTCGGCGCCCACCTCCAAACCAACGATGCGGTCCACGTCTTCGCCCTTGGCGGTCAGCATGATGATCGGGGTTCGGTCGTTGGCGGCGCGCAAGCGGCGGCAGATCGACAGGCCATCTTCACCCGGCATCATCAGATCGAGCACGATCAAGTCGACCGTGTCGCGCAGCAGAATGCGATTGAGTGCCTTGCCATCCTCGGCCAGGATGACTTCCAGGCCCTCCTGGGTCAGGTAGCGTCGCAGCAGGTCGCGGATGCGGGCATCGTCGTCCACCACCAGAATTTTGTCGGTGCGTGTGCTTGTTGTGGCCATGGTGTACCTCGGTCCAATTTGTAACAGCCGCCATTGTTACCAGTTTGCGGGTGAAAAACCGGGGGGCTTACCGGAGGCTGACCAACGGTTACATGTTTTGCCGGGGATGCACAGAGTTTTTTGAAATCGCGGCGTCGGCTGACATCGAAGCACACCAATCCCCGCTATTGTGTTGCGCAGATCTCTTTTTTCAGGATGTCAAAACATGAATTTTGCTATTAAAACAATAGCTGTTTGCACTTTAATTACGGGCTATGGAGCCGCTTTTTCTCAAGTATCGAGCGTGCCGCCACCGCACAATGTGCTGCAGCTGTCTGCCTCCGGTTCGGTGGAGGTGCAGCAAGACTTGCTGGTGCTGACGCTGGGCACTTCGCGTGATGGCAAGGAGGCGGGGGCCGTGCAGGCCCAGTTGCGCCAGGCGTTGGACGCCGCCCTGCAAGAGGCGCGCCGCAGCGCCGAGCCCGGAAAAATGGATGTGCGCACCGGCCAGTTCAGCCTGTTCCCGCGCTATGGCAAGAACAGCGAGATTGTGGGCTGGCAGGGCCGGGCCGAAGTAGTCCTGGAGGGGCTGGACTTTGCCCGCATCACGGGCACCGCGGCGCGCATGTCGACCATGGCGATCACGCAGACCGGTTTTGGATTAAGCAAAGCCGAACGCAGCCGTGTGGAGCGTCAGGCCCAAACCCAGGCGATCGATAATTTCAAGAACCAGGCCAGCGGCCTGTCGCAGGCGTTTGGTTTTGCCGACTACAGCCTGCGCGAGGTGGTGGTGAGCAGCCATGACAGTGCTCCTGGCCCGCGCCCGCGCATGATGGCCATGGAAGCCAAGCTCGGTGGTGCCGACGCGCCCGTGCCGGTGGAGGCGGGCAAGAGCACGGTGGAGGTCACCGTCTCCGGTTCGGTGCAGATGCGCTAATTTCAATGAAAATAGCTTCTAGCGCTTACTGGTTAAGCGTCAGAAGCTATTGAAAAGATAGTGTTATTGGGCCGTCCAACCGCCGTCCATGTTCCAAGCCACTCCGCGCACGTTGTTGGCTGCGGCGGAGCAGAAGAACACGGCCAGTTCCGCCAGCTCTTCGGGGGTGGTGAACTGCATGGAAGGCTCTTTTTCGCCCAGCAGCACTTTCTTGGCCTCTTCGTTCGAAACGCCCAGCGCGGCAGCCTTGGCATCCACCTGCTTTTGCACCAGGGGCGTCAGCACCCAGCCTGGGCAAATAGCGTTGCAGGTGATGCCTGTGGTGGCGTTCTCCAGGGCGGTCACCTTGGTCAGGCCCACGATGCCGTGCTTGGCGGCCACGTAGGCCGATTTTTGTGCCGAACCTACCAGGCCGTGCACCGAGGCTACGTTGATGATGCGGCCCCAGTTGGCCGCCTTCATGGCGGGCAGGGCCAGGCGGGTGGTGTGGAAGGCGCTGGTCAGGTTGATGGCGATCACGGCGTCCCAGCGTTCGACCGGGAAGTCTTCGACGTTGGCCACATGCTGGATGCCGGCGTTGTTGACCAGGATGTCGACCGTGCCGAATTCGCGGGCGCAAAACGCCATCATGTCTTCGATCTCGGCGGCGCGACTCATGTCGGCGCCGTGGTAGGCCACGCGCACGCCAGCGTGCTGGCCAGCGGCCTGCACCTCGGCACGGGGGCCTTCCGAATCACCGAAACCGTTGAGCACGATGTTGGCGCCCTGGCGCGCCAGGCCGATGGCGATACCCAGGCCAATGCCGCTGGTGGAGCCGGTGACGAGAGCCGTTTTGCCTTTGAGCATGGATTTTTCTCCGAAACAAATCAATTACGATGCAATGAAAGAATTATCAAACAGTGCTTTTGGAATCCGCATCCATGATTGAACCTAGGCTGAACTACGTATCCTGCCCCGGGTCTGCCGTTCACCCGCCGGAGGGCGCTGCCGCGCAGCAGCACCGTATGGCCTGGTGGGAGTGGAATGCCACCGGCAACCCGCAACATCCCCATGTGGTGGTGTGCGTGCACGGCCTCTCGC is part of the Simplicispira sp. 125 genome and encodes:
- the ompR gene encoding two-component system response regulator OmpR; the encoded protein is MATTSTRTDKILVVDDDARIRDLLRRYLTQEGLEVILAEDGKALNRILLRDTVDLIVLDLMMPGEDGLSICRRLRAANDRTPIIMLTAKGEDVDRIVGLEVGADDYLGKPFNPRELLARIHAVLRRRPPQEAPGAPSGDNEVVTFGPFSFDMGTRALQKSGEELPLTTGEFAMLKALVRHPRQPLSREKLALLARGREFEPFDRSLDVQISRLRKLIEDDAAAPRYIQTVWGVGYVFVPDGSS
- a CDS encoding 3-hydroxybutyrate dehydrogenase; this translates as MLKGKTALVTGSTSGIGLGIAIGLARQGANIVLNGFGDSEGPRAEVQAAGQHAGVRVAYHGADMSRAAEIEDMMAFCAREFGTVDILVNNAGIQHVANVEDFPVERWDAVIAINLTSAFHTTRLALPAMKAANWGRIINVASVHGLVGSAQKSAYVAAKHGIVGLTKVTALENATTGITCNAICPGWVLTPLVQKQVDAKAAALGVSNEEAKKVLLGEKEPSMQFTTPEELAELAVFFCSAAANNVRGVAWNMDGGWTAQ
- a CDS encoding SIMPL domain-containing protein (The SIMPL domain is named for its presence in mouse protein SIMPL (signalling molecule that associates with mouse pelle-like kinase). Bacterial member BP26, from Brucella, was shown to assemble into a channel-like structure, while YggE from E. coli has been associated with resistance to oxidative stress.); this translates as MNFAIKTIAVCTLITGYGAAFSQVSSVPPPHNVLQLSASGSVEVQQDLLVLTLGTSRDGKEAGAVQAQLRQALDAALQEARRSAEPGKMDVRTGQFSLFPRYGKNSEIVGWQGRAEVVLEGLDFARITGTAARMSTMAITQTGFGLSKAERSRVERQAQTQAIDNFKNQASGLSQAFGFADYSLREVVVSSHDSAPGPRPRMMAMEAKLGGADAPVPVEAGKSTVEVTVSGSVQMR